The following are from one region of the Simiduia agarivorans SA1 = DSM 21679 genome:
- a CDS encoding mechanosensitive ion channel family protein yields the protein MLDFLNITLFEFDDYRLSLLALLNIIAILVAGWIVSRLAQRSLTRLAGSNKRIDQRAAYSIGRILHYIIITIALLMSLSVAGFNFTKLAIVAGALSVGIGFGLQGIANNFISGVIMLFERNINVGDVVELQSGTFGTIKEINVRSTLINTPDNMDVLVPNSEFLSAQVTNWTLREGLVRFRIPFGVAYGTDKDAMRDAVLKAANQVATTVNIEPRYPTRVFMTGFGDSSLDFVLVVWVTHEAAQAPTRTKSAYFWAVDTALREGGFEIPFPQRDLHLRTGFDQRNAEAGGPDAQAGE from the coding sequence ATGCTGGATTTTCTCAATATCACGCTGTTCGAATTCGACGACTACCGGCTCAGCCTGCTGGCACTGCTGAACATTATTGCAATTCTGGTGGCCGGCTGGATTGTGTCGCGACTGGCTCAGCGTTCACTGACCCGGCTTGCCGGCAGCAACAAACGCATCGATCAGCGCGCGGCCTATTCCATTGGCCGGATTCTGCACTACATCATCATTACCATCGCTTTGCTGATGAGTTTATCGGTGGCAGGCTTCAACTTTACCAAGCTCGCGATTGTTGCCGGCGCCCTGTCGGTCGGCATCGGTTTTGGTCTGCAAGGCATCGCCAACAATTTCATTTCCGGCGTGATCATGTTGTTTGAGCGCAACATTAACGTGGGCGACGTGGTGGAGTTACAGTCGGGTACCTTTGGCACTATCAAAGAAATCAATGTGCGCAGCACCCTCATCAATACACCTGACAACATGGACGTATTGGTGCCGAATTCCGAATTCTTGTCCGCTCAGGTAACCAACTGGACATTGCGCGAAGGCCTGGTGCGTTTTCGCATTCCCTTTGGCGTGGCCTACGGCACCGACAAAGACGCCATGCGCGATGCGGTGCTGAAGGCCGCCAACCAGGTGGCGACCACGGTCAACATTGAACCGCGCTATCCCACGCGGGTATTCATGACCGGTTTTGGTGATTCCAGTCTGGATTTTGTGCTGGTGGTATGGGTCACGCACGAAGCGGCGCAAGCGCCAACCCGCACCAAGTCTGCCTATTTCTGGGCCGTGGATACCGCACTGCGCGAAGGCGGTTTTGAGATTCCCTTTCCTCAACGGGATCTGCATCTGCGCACCGGCTTCGATCAACGCAATGCCGAGGCGGGTGGACCCGACGCTCAGGCCGGCGAGTGA
- a CDS encoding ligand-binding sensor domain-containing protein, whose translation MESCAPVLSKSIARERRLAGLLFALLFYAGALAANPLSPSTPDSNYHFASWSLESGLPQVSVTAIARGPEGWMWLGTQNGLVRMNGVTVEVFKAPEQPALGAGWVSHLLAVDDAIWIVAQNRLVRWADGQFESMAMLDPIGEVTGLAVDAQGVIWLSGDGLWRFGPEGLQTFAGWQGQVQALTADDAIWWVSNRGVLFRADGQSVEQVAALGAEGSAPVVRELVASEGGVWIATSRGLGFWRAAGMSWLTSQPVQAMAGYQGAVWVADATGFGFWVAGRLSRHLAGEASMAAEALSLFASEDAAFWVGSRANGVRHYWRGSVVQWGAAEGLDTFSWTVLADNDRLLIGTESGVAQLHRGQISELVPAEVIPGGVAYSLAVDPMKQVWVGSREGLMRWAGGKAIQYPALNGVQVNSLIIDREHRMLAASSRGLWTLSNDGAEQLDSPLNALPVRTLFEDGAGNLWAGTEQGLWRRGPEGWHRVQHSPLGNGFIIAMTQLPDGRLVVGTYQQGVFVGDGQGQRWQLLSLDGGLPSSGAFSLIASGPWLWIGNGDGIERVAINSLDKPRPQLEVILHDQGQMPGRHWVRCCNGGGNHRVAMFDGYLWYPSLAGLVRAEMDVPRARVPVVKIDRIRKPGGTAAPGDREYLFGALEFRVPHALQYRYRVIPYSNEWRYVDDQTFAYFTNLPPGRKQFQVQARYTFGQWGPVASADDVIAPKWHETTWFRLSAVVVVLAIIYLMLQLWTRRMARREKWMRQEIAQRTQALTEANEKLAVLNERLLEISMVDALTGLHNRRFLYDQMPRLLANQRRQKFAGLDVSAIGFFLIDLDRFKSINDRFGHAKGDATLQSLAIQLKKLCRESDLLIRLGGEEFLLIQPESSEASFANVAGRINMATRLAGQEAGLEGELTASVGIAVHPIVVDGEAIDWEVALELADYCLYQVKHAGRNGYAYANCSAVLQQSIGTGQPTATDFSRWREQGFLTLTLAHHSPA comes from the coding sequence ATGGAAAGCTGCGCCCCTGTCCTGTCGAAATCTATTGCCCGCGAGAGACGGCTTGCAGGGCTGCTGTTTGCCCTTTTGTTCTATGCCGGCGCGCTTGCGGCCAATCCGCTCTCGCCCAGCACCCCCGATAGCAATTACCACTTCGCCAGCTGGTCACTGGAATCGGGCTTACCCCAGGTGAGCGTGACCGCCATCGCGCGCGGCCCCGAGGGGTGGATGTGGTTGGGCACACAGAACGGTTTGGTGCGCATGAACGGCGTCACGGTGGAGGTGTTCAAAGCACCGGAGCAGCCCGCACTGGGTGCCGGATGGGTGTCGCACCTGCTGGCGGTGGACGATGCCATCTGGATCGTGGCCCAGAACCGCCTGGTGCGTTGGGCTGACGGTCAGTTCGAATCCATGGCGATGCTCGATCCCATCGGCGAAGTGACCGGCCTCGCGGTCGATGCGCAAGGGGTCATCTGGTTGTCGGGTGATGGGCTGTGGCGCTTTGGTCCGGAAGGTTTGCAGACCTTTGCCGGTTGGCAAGGACAGGTACAGGCGCTGACCGCCGACGACGCCATCTGGTGGGTCAGCAATCGGGGCGTATTATTCCGGGCCGATGGCCAGTCGGTGGAACAGGTCGCCGCGCTGGGTGCTGAAGGATCAGCGCCGGTTGTGCGCGAATTGGTCGCGAGCGAAGGTGGGGTTTGGATCGCTACCAGCCGCGGGCTCGGGTTCTGGCGGGCCGCGGGGATGAGCTGGTTGACCAGCCAGCCGGTGCAGGCCATGGCCGGGTATCAGGGCGCGGTGTGGGTGGCCGACGCAACCGGATTTGGGTTTTGGGTCGCCGGGCGCCTGAGCCGGCACCTCGCTGGCGAAGCGTCGATGGCGGCGGAAGCCCTGAGTCTGTTTGCGTCTGAGGATGCCGCGTTTTGGGTGGGCAGCCGCGCCAATGGCGTCCGGCACTACTGGCGCGGTTCGGTGGTGCAATGGGGTGCCGCCGAAGGCCTGGATACCTTCAGCTGGACGGTGTTGGCGGATAACGACCGTTTGCTGATCGGCACGGAATCGGGCGTTGCACAGCTGCATCGGGGCCAGATCAGCGAGCTGGTACCGGCGGAAGTGATCCCCGGCGGGGTTGCTTACAGCCTGGCCGTGGACCCAATGAAGCAGGTATGGGTCGGCAGCCGGGAAGGGTTGATGCGCTGGGCCGGTGGCAAAGCGATCCAATACCCGGCTCTCAACGGTGTGCAGGTGAACAGCCTGATCATTGACCGCGAGCATCGCATGCTGGCGGCCAGCAGCCGGGGCCTGTGGACATTGAGCAACGACGGCGCCGAACAACTCGACAGCCCATTGAATGCGCTGCCGGTGCGGACCTTGTTCGAAGATGGCGCGGGCAATTTATGGGCGGGTACCGAGCAGGGCTTGTGGCGGCGCGGGCCCGAGGGTTGGCACAGGGTCCAGCATTCGCCATTGGGCAATGGTTTTATTATCGCCATGACCCAACTGCCCGACGGCCGTTTGGTGGTGGGGACCTATCAGCAAGGGGTGTTTGTTGGCGATGGGCAAGGTCAGCGGTGGCAATTACTGTCGCTTGACGGCGGATTGCCTTCCAGCGGTGCGTTCAGTCTGATTGCGTCGGGCCCCTGGCTGTGGATTGGCAATGGCGACGGGATTGAACGCGTGGCCATAAACAGCCTGGATAAACCCCGGCCCCAACTGGAAGTGATTCTGCACGATCAAGGGCAGATGCCCGGCCGGCATTGGGTGCGTTGTTGTAATGGTGGTGGCAACCATCGGGTGGCCATGTTCGACGGTTACCTGTGGTATCCGTCCCTGGCGGGCCTGGTCCGTGCAGAAATGGACGTGCCGCGCGCACGGGTACCGGTGGTGAAAATCGACCGCATCCGTAAACCCGGCGGCACGGCGGCACCCGGCGATCGGGAGTATTTGTTCGGCGCGCTGGAATTCCGCGTGCCTCATGCTTTGCAATACCGTTATCGCGTGATTCCCTACAGCAACGAGTGGCGCTACGTGGATGATCAGACGTTTGCCTACTTCACTAACCTGCCGCCGGGTCGCAAACAGTTTCAGGTGCAAGCGCGCTATACCTTTGGCCAGTGGGGCCCTGTGGCCAGTGCGGATGATGTGATTGCACCAAAATGGCATGAAACCACCTGGTTCAGATTGAGCGCTGTGGTGGTGGTGTTGGCGATCATTTACCTAATGCTGCAGCTGTGGACCCGACGCATGGCGCGTCGGGAAAAATGGATGCGGCAGGAAATTGCGCAGCGTACCCAGGCGTTGACCGAAGCCAATGAAAAACTGGCCGTGTTAAATGAGCGCTTATTGGAAATCAGTATGGTGGATGCGCTCACCGGTTTGCACAACCGGCGCTTTCTGTACGACCAGATGCCGCGCTTGCTGGCGAATCAACGACGCCAGAAATTTGCGGGCCTGGATGTGTCTGCCATTGGTTTTTTCCTGATTGATCTGGATAGATTCAAATCCATTAACGATCGCTTTGGTCACGCAAAAGGCGATGCCACTTTGCAGAGCCTTGCCATTCAGTTGAAAAAATTGTGCCGGGAATCTGATCTCCTGATACGGCTGGGCGGCGAGGAATTTTTGTTAATTCAGCCTGAATCCAGCGAAGCCAGTTTTGCCAATGTCGCCGGCCGCATCAACATGGCAACTCGGTTGGCAGGGCAAGAGGCAGGCCTGGAGGGGGAGCTGACTGCATCCGTTGGCATCGCTGTGCACCCGATCGTGGTGGACGGCGAAGCCATAGACTGGGAAGTGGCGTTGGAGTTGGCGGACTATTGCCTGTACCAGGTTAAACATGCTGGCCGGAACGGTTATGCCTATGCGAACTGCAGTGCCGTGCTGCAACAATCCATTGGCACAGGTCAGCCCACCGCGACAGATTTTTCCCGCTGGCGCGAGCAGGGTTTTTTGACCTTAACCCTGGCGCATCACTCGCCGGCCTGA